A stretch of DNA from Nitrospira sp. KM1:
TGTGCCAAGCTTGGGTTGACGCCGGACCCGGCTTCAAATCAGATCGTCCAGCGTGATCGCCACGCCGCCTATGCCGCGGCGCTGGCCCTCCTGGCCGCCACCATCGAAAAAATTGCCACTGAAATTCGCCACCTGCAACGCACGGAAGTGCTGGAAGCCGAGGAGTATTTTTCTGAAGGGCAAAAGGGCTCCTCGGCCATGCCGCATAAACGGAATCCGATCGTGTCGGAAAATCTCTGCGGGCTCGCCCGGGTCGTACGGGCGAATAGCCTGGCGGCGATGGAAAACGTCGCGCTATGGCATGAACGGGACATCAGCCATTCTTCGGTCGAGCGCATCATCATGCCCGACAGCACGATCGTGGTCGACTATATGCTTGCGCGGGTGACCGACCTCATCGAACGGTTGATCGTCTATCCTGAACGCATGAGACGGAATTTGGAATTGACCGGCGGCTTGGTCTATTCCCAGCGACTACTCCTGCTGCTCATCGAAAAAGGCGCCCAGCGAAAGGAATCGTATGAAGCGGTTCAACGCAATGCGATGGCATCGTGGAAGGGAGCCGGAGGGTTGCAGGAACTGGTCGCGAAAGACCCCTTCATCGCGCAGCATCTGACGAAACATGAAGTCGCGGAATGTTTCGATCCGAAATACTACCTGCGGCATGTCGATCACATCTACCGTCGGGTGTTTGGATCCTCGCGGCACAAGTCTCCAAAACGAACCCGAAAAGGAGCCAGACGATGAGACGATGGTATGGGACCTGCGCGGGATTGATTGCGTTAAGCATCGTATTCCTATCAGCGCCGGCCCTGGCTGCAGGGGATCGGGATACATTGCTCAGCGAGCCGGGGGTGTACGGAACGTTCGCCGTATTCAGCCTCGAAGACGGCTGGGGCAAACAGGACCTCACGACGCGCATCGCCCATCTGACGGCCATGAAAGGCGTGGTCGAGCAGCATCGTGAACGGATCGCCATCGACGTGTATCTGCTGCGAGGCCTTTCAGACCACGGCGATATCATGTTTCGCATCCATGCTCCGGAACTGCGCGATACCCAAAAGTTTCTGGTTGATCTGCAAAACAGCCTGTTCGGAAAATTTCTCGAAACCGTCGGGATCATGAATGGTCTGACCAAGAAGGCCAACTACGTTCCAGGCTTTTCCGATCAAATGAAGGCGGATCTGAAAGCGGCGAGCGAATCCGGCCCCACGCCTTACGCCATCGTCATACCGATCCGAAAAAGCGCCGAATGGTGGGGGCTCGATCAGGACACGCGAGCCGCGATGATGAAGGAGCATACGGAAGCCACCTTGCCGTATTTGAAGACCGTGAAGCGGAAGCTTTATCATTCCAGTGGAGTGGATGACCTCGATTTCATCACCTATTTCGAGACCTCCAAGCTCGAGGACTTTCATAGTCTGGTGCTGTCGCTTCAAAAGGTGAAAGAATATCAGTACACGAGGCGGTTTGGTCATCCGACGCTGCTGGGAACGGTCAAGTCGTTGGACGGGTTGATTGAAACTCTGGCGCAGTGATTGTGGGAGTTTCGGAACAGGGTGGGAGAGGGGTATGACGTCAGGAACCATGCTCTATGAAGGCAAGGCAAAGAAAATTTTTGCCACAGGCCACCCTGACCAGGTGCTGCAATACTTCAAAGACGATGCCACGGCGTTCAACGCACTGAAGCGGGGGACAATTCTCGGCAAGGGAGTCATCAATAACAAAGTGTCCGAGCGGCTTTTCCGGCTGCTCGAACAACAGGGAGTGCCGACGCATTTCATCGAACGGAAGAGCGATCGTGAGATGCTGACGAAGAAGGTCACGATCGTACCTGTGGAAGTGGTCGTGCGGAACGTCGTCGCCGGGAGTTTGGCCAAGCGGTTAGGATTAAAGGAAGGCGAACCGATTCATCCCCCGCTTGTGGAGTGGTACTACAAGAATGATGCGTTGGGTGATCCGCTGCTGTCCGACGAACACGTGCGGCTGCTCAATCTCGCGACACCCGAGCAGTTGGCCCAAATCAAGCGGCTCGCATTGAAGGTGAACGGCGTATTGCAGCCGTTTTTCGGTGAACGCAAGATGATTCTTGTCGATTTTAAACTGGAGTTCGGCGTCCATAAGGAGGCGCTGATTCTGGCCGACGAAATTTCGCCGGATACGTGCCGCTTCTGGGATCAGACGACTGGGGAATCGATGGATAAGGACCGGTTCAGGAAGGATATGGGAAGAATCGAGGAGGCGTATCAGGAGGTGTTGAGGAGGGTGTGCGGATGAGGTGATGCGGTGCCTACGGCCGCTCGCTCATGGCCTCTCGGAACGACCCTTCCGGACTCGGCCCGGCGGAAGCCTTCGGAAATTCCCTCGCGGACTCGGTCAGTTTCCGCGTTCCTCCCAGGCCGAGTCTCGATGGGGCCCCGCTCCTCCGGCCAATTCCGCTCGCCGCCGTACGGCACCGTTTGAGACGCTCCCCATCCTTTTGGAAGGGGAGTAGGAGGAAGAGATGCTTCGGGGGTTTTTGAATTACGGATTGGTGGCGGCGGTGCTGGTCTGGGCTGCTGTCGTCGGAATGATGGCCTATCGTTTGGAGGATTCACCATGGCGTTGGGCGTTCATCGCGCTGGTCTTCGGGGGGCTGCTGACCGTGGTCGGGATTTTCAAGATCAGACGGTATGTCGACAATATGAAAAAAACGGATGAGGAGAAGAGCGAGCATGAAGGCCAAAATTCACGTCACCTTGAAGCAAGGGATTCTCGATCCGCAAGGTAAAGCAATCGAGCACGCGCTGGATCATCTCGGTTTTGCCGGCGCCGCCAACGTGCGGGTCGGAAAGTATATGGAGCTTGAGGTCAAGGAAACCGACAGAGTGAAAGCCGAGGTTCAGGTGAAAGCCATGTGCGAAAAATTATTGGCCAATACGATTGTCGAAGAATATCGATACGAATTGGTGTAACCGTGAACATTGGCATCGTCGTCTTTCCGGGATCGAACTGCGACCATGATTGCGAGCACGTCTTTCGCGACGTGTTGGGGCAATCCGTCACGATGATTTGGCATAAGGAGACCTCGCTGAACGGTCTCGACGCTGTCGTGTTGCCGGGAGGGTTCTCATATGGAGATTATCTCCGTACCGGCGCCATCGCGCGATTTTCTCCCGTGATGCAGGCGATCAAGCAGTTTGCGGCGGGTGGAGGGCTGGTGCTCGGCATCTGCAACGGATTTCAGATTCTACTCGAGGCCGGTTTGCTTCCCGGTGTGATGCTGCGGAACCGTTCCCTCCACTTCATTTGCAAAGACATCTATCTGAAGGTGGAGAACGCGGCCACGTCATTCTCCGGACTATGCCGGTCCGGTCAGGTCCTAAAAATCCCGATCGCGCATGCCGACGGCAACTACTATACAGACCCGGTGACCCTGGCGGGGCTGCAGGCCAACGCGCAGATCGTGTTCCGGTATTGTACAGAGGAAGGAGAGGTGACGCCGGCCGCCAACCCTAACGGCTCGTTGGACCATATAGCCGGCATTCGCAATGCCGAGGGCAACGTGCTGGGAATGATGCCGCATCCCGAACGGTGCGCGGAGCCGGTCTTGGGAAATGAGGACGGGCGATTGATTCTGGCATCGATGGTCGAGACATTGAAGGCGCTGAAACGGCCGGGAACGGTCGCGGCGAATCGGTAGCGTTTCAGTCGTCCAGCGATCCCAGACATCCGGTCAGTGGTTGTACATCCTGTAGTCGATCCATGACGGTCCATGACGCGGAGCGCGAAACCGATGTGCAGTTTCAGGCGTGCGTCGCCTTGCAAAATAAGGCCCTGGTAGAGCTCCGCAAAGCGAGAAATTTCCGGCTTTCTTTTGCGGATTATCTGTGGGGCCGGCGGCTGACGCTGCTCTACGAGCGCTACCATGGTGTCTCGCACGAGATGGCGGAATTGCAGCAGTCCGTCGCGGAAATTCAACGGGACCTGAACGAATCGAAGGCGGCGGATCATCACTCGCGCATCGCGCTGCTGACCAATCAATTGCAGGGTCTTGCCTTGGTGATGTCTGAGTTTCGCGAGACCTTGTCCAGCCTGTCCAATCAGGTCATTGCGAGGCGCTCGCTGGGCATCTCAGTGCTGGCAATCTTGTTGGTGATTCCGCAAATGTGGCTGGCTTTGAGGCAGGTCGATATTTCCGAAGGGCAGGACGGCGTGCTCGCTCGCCAAGATCAAATGGCGCGCGAACAGCTCGACATTGCCAAACGTCAGCTAACCCTGTCGGAAAAGCAGGAGGAGACCAACGCGTTTCTTCTCGCGAAGCGCGCAAATCTCAAGCTGCTCGTCAATGACCGTGAGGGTGAGGTCATGCTGACGGATCATCGCGCCGAATTGAAGATCGTGATCGAAAATGCCGGGACGAAACCCGTGAAGGGATCATACTGCCATTTGCTGGTTCCTGCGCAATTGCGCCCGACGGCGACCGGCTCGCTGGACAAATATCACGAAGACGAGATTGGTGACGTCCTCTACTCCGTATTCCGTTGCCGTATCGCGGACAGCATTGCTCCACGGCACCACCATCAAGTCGGGGCCATTGTGGTCAATACGATGAAGGCTCCGGGCAGCCACAAGGTGCTGTGGGAGTTTTCCACTGAGGACGGCATCAATAAAGGCGAAGTGCATCTGCGTGCCCCCGTTTCGCGCAAGTAGTCGAATGGAACGGTAACATCGATTCATAGGTAGAGGACCAGACCTTTATGACCGCACACGCATCCACGGTAACCAAAGAGTTGATCGCGCAACATAATGTGAGCGAGGACGAGTACAAGAAGATCGTCGAGATTCTGGGACGCGAACCGAATCTGACCGAGCTTGGAATGTTTTCGGTCATGTGGTCGGAACACTGCTCGTACAAGAGTTCCCGGGTGCATCTGAAAAAACTACCAACCACCGGTCCCCGGGTCGTGCAGGGGCCGGGCGAGAATGCCGGGGCGGTCGATATCGGCGACGGTCTGTGCGTGGTCTTCAAGATGGAGTCGCACAATCATCCTTCCTTCATCGAGCCTTATCAGGGAGCTGCAACCGGCGTCGGCGGCATTCTTCGCGACATCTTTACGATGGGGGCCAGGCCGATCGCCTTGCTCGACTCGCTGCGATTCGGTGGACTGGATACGGTCAAGAATCGTCATCTGATGAAAGGAGTCGTCGCCGGTATTGCCGGATATGGCAACTGCATGGGCGTGCCGACGGTGGGCGGCGAGGTCCGGTTCGACGATATCTATTCGCTCAATCCGTTGGTCAATGTGTTTTGCCTGGGAATTGCGCAGCAGAACAGGATTTTCCGCGGCACGGCCGCAGGGGTAGGGAATCCGGTCATCTATTTCGGTTCGAAAACCGGACGGGATGGCATTCACGGCGCCACCATGGCGTCCGACTCTTTTGACGATTCAGCTGACCAAA
This window harbors:
- the purB gene encoding adenylosuccinate lyase translates to MIERYSRPAMKAVWDLKHKYEIWLEVELQACAAFERAGQVPRGTSAKIRRHAKIDVERIAEIELVTKHDVIAFLESLMDSVGPEHRFLHMGLTSSDIVDTSLAVQMTDALDLILEGVGKLLAALRRRAKPHKHSVMVGRSHGIHGEPISFGLKLAIWYEEIGRHLRRLNEVRRDIAVGKLSGAMGTFAHQGPEIEEFVCAKLGLTPDPASNQIVQRDRHAAYAAALALLAATIEKIATEIRHLQRTEVLEAEEYFSEGQKGSSAMPHKRNPIVSENLCGLARVVRANSLAAMENVALWHERDISHSSVERIIMPDSTIVVDYMLARVTDLIERLIVYPERMRRNLELTGGLVYSQRLLLLLIEKGAQRKESYEAVQRNAMASWKGAGGLQELVAKDPFIAQHLTKHEVAECFDPKYYLRHVDHIYRRVFGSSRHKSPKRTRKGARR
- a CDS encoding chlorite dismutase family protein, which produces MRRWYGTCAGLIALSIVFLSAPALAAGDRDTLLSEPGVYGTFAVFSLEDGWGKQDLTTRIAHLTAMKGVVEQHRERIAIDVYLLRGLSDHGDIMFRIHAPELRDTQKFLVDLQNSLFGKFLETVGIMNGLTKKANYVPGFSDQMKADLKAASESGPTPYAIVIPIRKSAEWWGLDQDTRAAMMKEHTEATLPYLKTVKRKLYHSSGVDDLDFITYFETSKLEDFHSLVLSLQKVKEYQYTRRFGHPTLLGTVKSLDGLIETLAQ
- the purC gene encoding phosphoribosylaminoimidazolesuccinocarboxamide synthase encodes the protein MTSGTMLYEGKAKKIFATGHPDQVLQYFKDDATAFNALKRGTILGKGVINNKVSERLFRLLEQQGVPTHFIERKSDREMLTKKVTIVPVEVVVRNVVAGSLAKRLGLKEGEPIHPPLVEWYYKNDALGDPLLSDEHVRLLNLATPEQLAQIKRLALKVNGVLQPFFGERKMILVDFKLEFGVHKEALILADEISPDTCRFWDQTTGESMDKDRFRKDMGRIEEAYQEVLRRVCG
- the purS gene encoding phosphoribosylformylglycinamidine synthase subunit PurS — its product is MKAKIHVTLKQGILDPQGKAIEHALDHLGFAGAANVRVGKYMELEVKETDRVKAEVQVKAMCEKLLANTIVEEYRYELV
- the purQ gene encoding phosphoribosylformylglycinamidine synthase subunit PurQ, producing the protein MNIGIVVFPGSNCDHDCEHVFRDVLGQSVTMIWHKETSLNGLDAVVLPGGFSYGDYLRTGAIARFSPVMQAIKQFAAGGGLVLGICNGFQILLEAGLLPGVMLRNRSLHFICKDIYLKVENAATSFSGLCRSGQVLKIPIAHADGNYYTDPVTLAGLQANAQIVFRYCTEEGEVTPAANPNGSLDHIAGIRNAEGNVLGMMPHPERCAEPVLGNEDGRLILASMVETLKALKRPGTVAANR